Part of the Cellulomonas hominis genome, CATCGGCCTGCGGGTCGCGGCGTGGTCCGGCTCGATCATCATGGTCATGATGTGGATGGCCGAGTGGCCGCTCGTCGAGGGCTCCACGAACCCGCTGGTGGACTACCACATCGTCTACGCGCTGGTCCTCGTGGTGAGCGCCGTCTGCCTGGCCGGCGACACGTGGGGCCTCGGCAGGTGGTGGCGCGAGCTGCCCCTGGTCCGGCAGCAGCGCTGGCTGCGCTGACCGCACGCCGCGCGCGCCCGCCCGGGGCGCACGCACGAGGCGCCCGTCCCCGGTCCCCGGGGGCGGGCGCCTCGCCGCGTGGGCCCTGGGTCCCGCACCCGTCCCCCCGGCCCTCGCGAACCGGCCAGCGCCCGGCTCGCGGCCCCGCGCAACGGGGGACCTCCGTCCTATTCGCGCGGCTCGAATCGGGGCAATCCGGGCAGGTCAGGCCGGGCATCTGACGCATCTGGGACTTTGGACCCCGGCGTCGGCCCGCGCGGCGAGGGAGATTGGGAAAGTCATCACAAGGGCGAACACGAACGGACGTAGAGACGATGGCCACGATCACCCCCACCCGGACCCGCACCGCGGCGACCACCGAGCAGCGCACCCAGGACGACGTCGTCACGTCGGTCCGCGCGCGCCGGGCGCTCGCCGGCCTGCGCCTCGCGACCGGCTTCGTCTTCCTCTGGGCCTTCCTCGACAAGACCTTCGGGCTCGGCTACTCGACCCCGTCGGAGAACGCCTGGATCAACGGCGGTGCCCCGAGCCAGGGCTTCCTCAACAGCCCCGCCGTCATCGGCCCGTTCCAGGGCTTCTTCCAGGGCATCGCGAGCCCGGCCACCGACGTGCTGTTCATGCTCGGCATGCTGGGCGTCGGCCTGGCGGTCGTGCTCGGCATCGGCACCCGGGTCGCCTCGGTCGCCGGCACCGTCATCATGCTGATGATGTGGGTCGCCGAGTGGCCGATGCAGGCCGGCTCGAGCAACCCGGTCGTCGACTACCACATCGTGTACGCGCTGGCGCTGGTCGTCTTCGCGCTGACCGCGGCGGGCGACACCTGGGGCCTCGGCCGCTGGTGGAAGAGCCTGCCGGTCGTCGACAAGAACCGCTGGCTGGTCTGAGCCACCGAGACCCGAGGCGCCGGTCCCCACCCTCCGGGGGGGCCGGCGCCTCGTGCTGTGCCCGGGCGGCGGGGCCGCGGGGCCGCCGGGCCGCGGGGCCGGAGCCGCGGGTCAGGCGGCGCTGAGCGC contains:
- a CDS encoding DoxX family protein, producing MATITPTRTRTAATTEQRTQDDVVTSVRARRALAGLRLATGFVFLWAFLDKTFGLGYSTPSENAWINGGAPSQGFLNSPAVIGPFQGFFQGIASPATDVLFMLGMLGVGLAVVLGIGTRVASVAGTVIMLMMWVAEWPMQAGSSNPVVDYHIVYALALVVFALTAAGDTWGLGRWWKSLPVVDKNRWLV